Proteins encoded in a region of the Halorussus sp. MSC15.2 genome:
- a CDS encoding methyltransferase domain-containing protein, translating into MKGAEWYQTDEVAEEYEEKRFSRGGRLIDRREKQAVLDAIGPLEDKKVLEIACGTGRFTVMLAERGADIVGLDISAAMLQQGRQKAQSAGVADHLEFMRGDAGRLPFPDDHFDTVFAMRFFHLADTPATFLSEMRRVAKEQVVFDTFNARSTRSVYNWLLPMGSHLYTRSDVEKLLDDADLRLVDAEHDWILPYGFYRKIPGAIADPIRDVDTSIRDSPVGDYFASVSYWNAHVE; encoded by the coding sequence GTGAAAGGAGCGGAGTGGTACCAGACCGACGAAGTCGCCGAGGAGTACGAAGAGAAGCGATTCTCTCGCGGAGGACGACTCATCGACCGCCGCGAGAAACAGGCCGTCCTCGACGCTATCGGCCCGCTAGAAGACAAGAAAGTGCTAGAGATAGCCTGCGGTACGGGCCGCTTCACGGTCATGTTGGCCGAGCGCGGTGCCGACATCGTGGGTCTCGACATCTCGGCGGCGATGCTCCAACAGGGCCGCCAGAAGGCACAGAGTGCCGGTGTCGCGGACCACTTGGAGTTCATGCGCGGCGATGCCGGTCGTCTCCCGTTTCCGGACGACCACTTCGACACCGTGTTCGCCATGCGGTTCTTCCACCTCGCGGACACCCCTGCGACCTTCCTCTCCGAGATGCGTCGGGTCGCCAAAGAACAGGTCGTTTTCGACACGTTCAACGCCAGAAGCACCCGGAGCGTGTACAACTGGCTGCTGCCGATGGGGTCGCATCTCTACACCCGGTCAGACGTGGAGAAACTGCTCGACGACGCCGACCTCCGACTCGTGGACGCCGAACACGACTGGATACTCCCCTACGGGTTCTACCGGAAGATTCCCGGAGCCATCGCGGACCCGATTCGGGACGTCGACACCAGCATCCGCGATTCGCCGGTCGGCGACTACTTCGCGTCGGTCTCGTACTGGAACGCGCACGTCGAGTGA
- a CDS encoding PPOX class F420-dependent oxidoreductase, translated as MESIPEEFSDLFERETFANFATLMGDGTPQVTPVWIDRDDEDHLLVNTARGRQKVRNVERDPKVGLCVMDPDDPYRYVSVRGEVVEVTEDGAVEHIDELARRYMDVEEYPNHGEESGPRVVVRIRPDRVVTNGE; from the coding sequence ATGGAGTCGATTCCCGAAGAGTTCAGCGACCTGTTCGAGCGCGAGACGTTCGCTAACTTCGCGACCCTGATGGGCGACGGCACGCCGCAGGTGACCCCGGTCTGGATAGACCGGGACGACGAGGACCACCTGCTGGTCAACACCGCGCGCGGCCGTCAGAAGGTGCGCAACGTCGAACGGGACCCGAAGGTCGGTCTCTGCGTGATGGACCCCGACGACCCCTACAGGTACGTCTCGGTTCGCGGCGAGGTCGTCGAAGTGACCGAGGACGGCGCTGTCGAACACATCGACGAACTCGCGCGTCGGTACATGGACGTCGAGGAGTACCCGAACCACGGCGAGGAGTCCGGCCCGCGAGTCGTCGTCCGGATTCGGCCCGACCGGGTGGTCACGAACGGCGAGTAG
- a CDS encoding helix-turn-helix domain-containing protein yields the protein MSTTTDEPPVTEQLSDDFRDRLRELPPSAKLVAKVLETDAPLSQGQLAEESLLPDRTVRYALNRLEDEDLVDSRYSFQDARKQVYFLNR from the coding sequence ATGAGTACGACCACGGACGAGCCACCCGTAACCGAGCAATTATCCGACGACTTCCGCGACCGCCTGCGCGAACTCCCCCCGAGCGCCAAACTCGTCGCGAAGGTGCTGGAGACCGACGCCCCGCTCTCCCAAGGTCAACTGGCCGAGGAGTCGCTGCTGCCCGACCGTACCGTCCGGTACGCCCTGAACCGCCTCGAAGACGAAGACCTCGTGGACTCGCGCTACAGTTTCCAAGACGCTCGGAAGCAGGTCTACTTCCTGAACCGCTGA
- a CDS encoding MBL fold metallo-hydrolase, whose product MEPHRVSVPTETLAPTGATNAYVLGREDALLVDPAGRTDELDAAVESRNVGHILVTHTHPDHVGGVAHYASACDATVWARAGREARFERATGVAPDRTFREGTRVAGVEVVATSGHAPDHVALVADGTMLTGDLVVSEGSVVVGADEGDLRAYLTSLRRLYARNPDRLLPGHGPAIDDPRRETVRLIRHRLDREAKVLAAVRGGAAALDDVLDAAYEKDLSGVRDLARSTVAAHLEKLAVEGKVEWDGELARLPDED is encoded by the coding sequence ATGGAACCCCATCGCGTCTCGGTCCCCACCGAGACGCTCGCACCGACGGGAGCCACGAACGCCTACGTCCTCGGCCGCGAAGACGCGCTTCTCGTGGACCCCGCTGGTCGAACCGACGAACTCGACGCCGCCGTCGAATCGCGCAACGTCGGCCATATTCTCGTCACGCACACGCACCCGGACCACGTGGGCGGGGTCGCCCACTACGCGTCCGCTTGTGACGCCACGGTCTGGGCCAGAGCGGGCCGCGAAGCGCGCTTCGAGCGCGCGACGGGCGTCGCGCCCGACCGGACCTTCAGAGAGGGAACGAGAGTCGCGGGCGTCGAAGTCGTGGCGACGTCGGGTCACGCGCCCGACCACGTCGCGCTCGTGGCGGACGGGACGATGCTGACGGGCGATCTCGTCGTCTCGGAGGGGAGCGTGGTCGTCGGCGCGGACGAGGGCGACCTGCGCGCCTACCTGACCTCGCTCCGGCGACTCTACGCCCGTAATCCCGACAGACTCCTCCCCGGACACGGTCCCGCCATCGACGACCCACGCAGGGAAACCGTGCGCCTGATTCGCCATCGACTCGACCGGGAAGCGAAGGTCCTCGCGGCGGTCCGGGGCGGTGCGGCCGCGCTGGACGACGTCCTCGACGCCGCTTACGAGAAGGACCTCTCGGGCGTCCGGGACCTCGCCCGAAGCACCGTCGCCGCCCACCTCGAGAAACTGGCCGTCGAGGGGAAAGTCGAGTGGGACGGCGAATTAGCGCGTCTCCCCGACGAGGACTGA
- a CDS encoding cold-shock protein: protein MANGTVDFFNDTGGYGFIDSDDSEEDVFFHMEDIGGPDLEEGTEVEFDIEQADKGPRATNLTRK from the coding sequence ATGGCAAACGGTACGGTTGACTTCTTCAACGACACAGGCGGCTACGGTTTCATCGACAGCGACGATTCGGAGGAAGACGTCTTCTTCCACATGGAGGACATCGGCGGTCCCGACCTCGAAGAGGGAACGGAAGTCGAGTTCGACATCGAGCAGGCCGACAAAGGCCCGCGCGCGACGAATCTGACCCGAAAGTAA
- a CDS encoding YkgJ family cysteine cluster protein, translated as MQSLEAELERARDLDTADLADAIESIGFECTRCGACCKSAEPRSAESRAEEPRDSEADDPHTATVFPDEVRELQDATDYDWRDVARPMPYGLETAEGGDSSESGGTADRDETEPAGETFEWALQTDACGDCTFYEETEDGTGACSVHGDRPLICETYPFSVALGGTSQPMGEAVDESGMVRAHECEGLGRDISRERAEDLAAALKERAVRELTEAIGVRDEYQPADPDEGVVVHDSEGAKRPDGSAYEG; from the coding sequence GTGCAGAGTCTCGAAGCGGAACTGGAACGCGCACGCGACCTCGACACCGCCGACCTCGCCGACGCCATCGAGTCCATCGGCTTCGAGTGTACCCGGTGCGGTGCGTGCTGCAAGAGCGCGGAGCCACGCTCCGCGGAGAGTCGAGCGGAGGAACCGCGAGACAGCGAGGCTGACGACCCCCACACGGCGACCGTCTTCCCCGACGAAGTGCGGGAGTTGCAAGACGCGACCGACTACGATTGGCGGGACGTCGCCCGGCCGATGCCCTACGGTCTGGAAACCGCTGAGGGCGGAGACAGTTCGGAGAGCGGAGGTACCGCCGATAGAGACGAAACTGAACCTGCGGGCGAGACCTTCGAGTGGGCGCTCCAGACCGATGCGTGCGGGGACTGTACGTTCTACGAGGAGACCGAAGACGGAACGGGTGCCTGTTCGGTCCACGGTGACCGACCGCTCATCTGCGAGACCTACCCCTTCTCCGTCGCGCTCGGCGGGACGAGTCAACCGATGGGCGAGGCCGTGGACGAGTCGGGGATGGTCCGCGCCCACGAGTGCGAGGGACTGGGCCGCGATATCTCTCGTGAGCGAGCGGAGGACCTCGCGGCGGCGCTCAAGGAACGAGCAGTCCGGGAACTGACGGAGGCCATCGGGGTCCGCGACGAGTACCAACCCGCCGACCCGGACGAGGGCGTCGTGGTCCACGACTCCGAGGGCGCGAAGCGACCGGACGGGTCGGCGTACGAAGGCTGA
- a CDS encoding TRAM domain-containing protein — protein sequence MEISDKLLCLFSADVTIEDDKYVVEVPRREIETGSVEPGETYRVALISDDSDSSSQDESSSQSTSSGAPSEPQPPVEEGEIRYVEVEDIGKQGDGIARVERGYVIIVPDAEIGERVKVEITEVKSNFAVGEIIEEDF from the coding sequence TTGGAGATCTCTGACAAACTGCTGTGTCTGTTCAGTGCTGATGTGACTATCGAAGACGACAAGTACGTCGTCGAAGTACCGCGCCGAGAGATAGAGACCGGGTCGGTCGAACCCGGCGAGACCTACCGCGTCGCACTCATCTCCGACGACTCCGACTCCTCGTCGCAGGACGAGTCGTCGTCACAGTCCACGAGTAGCGGCGCGCCCTCGGAACCACAACCCCCCGTCGAGGAGGGCGAGATTCGCTACGTCGAAGTCGAGGACATCGGCAAGCAGGGCGACGGCATCGCCCGCGTCGAACGCGGCTACGTCATCATCGTCCCCGACGCCGAAATCGGCGAGCGCGTCAAGGTCGAGATTACGGAAGTCAAGTCCAACTTCGCGGTCGGCGAAATCATCGAAGAGGACTTCTAA
- a CDS encoding DUF106 domain-containing protein, whose translation MDTESSDGWTGYDKLAGLVALTLMAGYHVTPIQRGVAGALHAMLGPATTILPFSVLVLLLAGTTGLSSAVLQTKLRSQRRMERLQERMSDLRERMASARERDDEDAVEDLRAEQMELTTDYLAAMKTQFRPAVWSMLVSVPVFLWLRWVFVAPSAAVAPAALALPVVGHVAWTATLVGPLKVWLAWYVGCSLSTGLLARRAIARLA comes from the coding sequence ATGGACACAGAATCGTCGGACGGGTGGACCGGTTACGACAAGCTCGCGGGACTCGTCGCGTTGACGCTGATGGCCGGTTACCACGTGACCCCGATACAGCGGGGTGTCGCGGGGGCGTTACACGCCATGCTCGGCCCGGCCACGACCATCCTGCCGTTCTCGGTTCTCGTCCTACTGCTCGCCGGGACGACCGGTCTCTCCTCGGCGGTCCTCCAGACGAAACTCCGGAGCCAGCGACGGATGGAGCGACTTCAGGAGCGCATGTCTGACCTGCGCGAGCGGATGGCGTCGGCCCGCGAGCGCGACGACGAGGACGCCGTCGAGGACCTCCGCGCCGAGCAGATGGAACTCACGACCGACTACCTCGCGGCGATGAAGACCCAGTTCCGGCCCGCGGTCTGGAGCATGCTGGTCTCGGTCCCGGTGTTCCTCTGGCTCCGCTGGGTGTTCGTCGCGCCGAGCGCCGCCGTCGCGCCCGCAGCGCTGGCGCTGCCGGTCGTCGGTCACGTCGCGTGGACTGCGACGCTCGTCGGTCCGCTGAAGGTCTGGCTCGCGTGGTACGTCGGCTGTTCGCTCTCGACCGGGCTACTCGCGCGGAGGGCCATCGCCCGACTCGCCTGA
- a CDS encoding radical SAM protein: protein MTDLTDLDVTLVDGYVDEPAHFGVPPYISTYPRYTAGAIVDAGVPAENVTYHTIDELRDDSHKWRDVEDADLFVYLGGMTVPGKYVGGTPAEPDEVRKMAWTADGTSLMGGPVKFGVGDENAGGTETERDDLDFDFVAKGDVEAAAYDLLDSGLEGFNNRMRDNEEIDRWAASGAFVVEQHPNHPDYLIAELETSRGCPYRCSFCTEPLYGNPSFRRPESVVSEVGTLYDRGVGHFRLGRQADILAYGGDGEKPNPDALRDLYGGIREVAPDLGTLHLDNMNPITVVEWPELAREGIRVIAEHNTPGDTAAFGLESADPLVQDENNLNVTAEECFEAVKIVNEEAGWRPGEDPEAAPTHGRDAANRLPKLLPGINLLHGLKGERRETFEHNKEFLNRVYDEGLMLRRVNIRQVMAFDGTEMSDVGADIANDHKKLFKQYKTEVREQIDNPMLQRLAPAGTVLPDVHLEYHQDGKTFGRQLGTYPLLVGIPGERELGRTVDVAVVDHGYRSVTGVPYPLDVNSATMDELTAIPGLGKQRAGNIVVERPYDSSAELDADVGVDLTEFTTAKTPEGAD, encoded by the coding sequence ATGACCGACCTCACGGACCTCGACGTGACCCTCGTGGACGGGTACGTCGACGAACCGGCCCACTTCGGCGTCCCGCCCTACATCTCGACCTACCCGCGGTACACCGCGGGGGCCATCGTGGACGCGGGCGTCCCCGCGGAGAACGTCACCTATCACACCATCGACGAACTCCGGGACGACTCTCACAAGTGGCGCGACGTGGAGGACGCAGACCTGTTCGTCTACCTCGGCGGGATGACCGTCCCCGGCAAGTACGTCGGGGGCACCCCGGCCGAGCCCGACGAAGTGCGCAAGATGGCGTGGACCGCCGACGGGACGAGTCTGATGGGCGGCCCGGTGAAGTTCGGCGTCGGCGACGAGAACGCCGGGGGAACCGAGACCGAGCGCGACGACCTCGACTTCGACTTCGTGGCGAAAGGCGACGTGGAAGCCGCGGCCTACGACCTGCTCGACAGCGGCTTGGAGGGGTTCAACAATCGGATGCGCGACAACGAGGAGATAGACCGATGGGCCGCCTCCGGGGCGTTCGTCGTCGAGCAACACCCCAACCATCCGGACTACCTCATCGCCGAGTTGGAGACCAGCAGAGGGTGTCCCTACCGCTGCTCGTTCTGCACGGAACCGCTGTACGGAAATCCCTCGTTCCGGCGACCGGAGTCGGTCGTCAGCGAGGTCGGGACGCTCTACGACCGCGGCGTGGGACACTTCCGACTCGGTCGACAGGCCGACATCCTCGCCTACGGCGGCGACGGCGAGAAGCCCAACCCCGACGCGCTCCGCGACCTCTACGGCGGGATTCGGGAGGTCGCGCCCGACCTCGGGACGCTCCACCTCGACAACATGAACCCCATCACGGTGGTCGAGTGGCCCGAGTTGGCCCGCGAGGGAATCCGGGTCATCGCCGAGCACAACACGCCGGGCGACACCGCCGCCTTCGGTCTCGAATCGGCCGACCCCCTCGTGCAGGACGAGAACAACCTCAACGTGACCGCCGAGGAGTGCTTCGAGGCGGTCAAAATAGTCAACGAGGAGGCCGGGTGGCGACCCGGCGAGGACCCCGAAGCGGCCCCGACCCACGGCCGAGACGCCGCGAACCGCCTGCCCAAACTCCTGCCGGGTATCAACCTGCTCCACGGACTGAAGGGCGAGCGACGTGAGACGTTCGAACACAACAAGGAGTTCCTGAACCGGGTGTACGACGAGGGCCTGATGCTCCGCCGGGTCAACATCCGGCAGGTCATGGCGTTCGACGGCACCGAGATGAGCGACGTGGGCGCGGACATCGCCAACGACCACAAGAAACTGTTCAAGCAGTACAAGACCGAGGTGCGCGAGCAGATAGACAATCCGATGCTCCAGCGCCTCGCCCCGGCGGGGACGGTCCTGCCGGACGTACATCTCGAATACCATCAGGACGGGAAGACGTTCGGTCGCCAACTCGGCACCTACCCCCTGCTCGTCGGGATTCCGGGCGAGCGCGAACTCGGGCGGACCGTGGACGTGGCGGTGGTGGACCACGGCTATCGCTCGGTGACGGGCGTGCCCTATCCGCTCGACGTGAACAGCGCGACGATGGACGAACTCACCGCGATTCCGGGTCTCGGCAAGCAGCGCGCCGGGAACATCGTCGTCGAACGACCCTACGACTCCTCGGCCGAACTCGACGCCGACGTGGGCGTGGACCTGACCGAGTTCACCACCGCAAAAACGCCAGAAGGCGCGGACTAA
- a CDS encoding FAD-binding oxidoreductase: MSGSHETRPTVAVIGGGAVGVTAAYDLARRDAEVVVYEKGEIGGASTGRAAGVLYDAFAAPEDARVGERAIERFREFSGDGDFEFRETPYVWFAREGDEKRAEALREQVPEMREQGRDVSFADVGELRDRFPAVDWSDVGVAAVAENAGRTDPGSYADLLAEKARDAGATVRTGVEARIDADDLAVESAPAESDDEDGRERELFDAILVAAGAHTKRLLAIAGIPVPLKPYRVQALTAGYDDERRADLPMCYDATGGYYLRPHPDGLLAGDGTEEVESDPDDWKRDADREFRDITRERLARRLGDFGAVRDSWAGLCVATPDRDPLLGELRDGLFVAAGWQGHGFMRAPALGEAVAESVLGESPLPEFDPNRFEGDEEFDVVEGMTVE; the protein is encoded by the coding sequence ATGAGTGGGAGCCACGAGACGCGGCCGACGGTCGCGGTAATCGGCGGTGGCGCGGTCGGCGTCACGGCGGCCTACGACCTCGCTCGACGGGACGCCGAGGTCGTCGTCTACGAGAAGGGCGAAATCGGCGGCGCGAGTACGGGCCGGGCGGCGGGCGTCCTCTACGACGCCTTCGCCGCGCCCGAGGACGCGCGGGTCGGCGAACGGGCCATCGAGCGATTCCGCGAGTTCTCCGGCGACGGCGACTTCGAGTTCCGCGAGACGCCCTACGTCTGGTTCGCCCGCGAGGGCGACGAGAAGCGCGCCGAGGCCCTCCGCGAACAGGTGCCAGAGATGCGCGAGCAGGGCCGGGACGTGTCGTTCGCCGACGTCGGAGAACTCCGCGACCGATTCCCCGCGGTCGATTGGAGCGACGTCGGCGTGGCGGCGGTCGCCGAGAACGCCGGGCGGACCGACCCCGGAAGCTACGCCGACCTGCTCGCCGAGAAGGCCCGCGACGCGGGCGCGACGGTCCGGACCGGTGTCGAAGCGCGAATCGACGCCGACGACCTCGCGGTCGAGAGCGCCCCCGCCGAGAGCGACGACGAAGACGGACGCGAACGCGAACTCTTCGACGCGATTCTGGTGGCCGCGGGCGCTCACACCAAACGCCTGCTCGCCATCGCCGGGATTCCGGTTCCGCTCAAACCCTACCGGGTGCAGGCGCTGACCGCGGGGTACGACGACGAGCGCCGGGCCGACCTGCCGATGTGCTACGACGCGACCGGCGGCTACTACCTCCGGCCCCACCCCGACGGCCTGCTCGCGGGCGACGGCACCGAGGAGGTCGAGAGCGACCCCGACGACTGGAAGCGCGACGCCGACCGGGAGTTTCGCGATATCACCCGCGAACGACTCGCCCGCCGCCTCGGCGACTTCGGCGCGGTCCGGGACTCGTGGGCGGGTCTCTGTGTGGCCACGCCCGACCGCGACCCCTTACTGGGCGAGTTGCGCGACGGTCTGTTCGTCGCGGCCGGGTGGCAGGGCCACGGGTTCATGCGCGCCCCGGCGCTCGGCGAAGCGGTGGCGGAGTCCGTACTCGGCGAGAGTCCGCTTCCGGAGTTCGACCCGAACCGCTTCGAGGGCGACGAGGAGTTCGACGTGGTCGAGGGGATGACGGTGGAGTAG
- a CDS encoding creatininase family protein, with product MSRTYLHEHTTTTAADAFAEAEVAVLPTGSVEQHGPALPLGTDLLAARAVAETVADRTDAVLLPPIPVGVSAHHRQFDGTLWTDPETFERYVADIVAGVAEHGVRKAVVVNGHGGNDDALRRAARGLRDEEVAFAAPWNWWSNLDALVEEELDTSLGHADEVETSMMLAVAGDLVREAALEDAEERGADSWGETVRGASVGFDAIDFTESGAVGRPTEGSAAVGEKLLDHASEDLAALVEWLAEQDAASLWPRGHK from the coding sequence ATGAGTCGGACGTATCTCCACGAACACACGACGACCACGGCCGCCGACGCCTTCGCGGAGGCCGAGGTAGCGGTCCTGCCCACCGGCAGCGTCGAACAGCACGGTCCCGCGCTCCCCCTCGGGACCGACCTGCTGGCGGCCCGCGCGGTCGCCGAGACGGTCGCCGACCGCACGGACGCCGTCCTCCTCCCGCCGATTCCGGTCGGTGTCAGCGCCCACCACCGTCAGTTCGACGGGACGCTCTGGACCGACCCCGAGACCTTCGAGCGCTACGTCGCGGACATCGTGGCCGGCGTCGCCGAACACGGCGTTCGCAAGGCGGTCGTCGTCAACGGGCACGGCGGAAACGACGACGCGCTCCGGCGCGCCGCCCGCGGTCTCCGCGACGAGGAGGTCGCCTTCGCCGCGCCGTGGAACTGGTGGTCGAACCTCGACGCCCTCGTCGAAGAAGAACTCGACACGTCGCTGGGCCACGCCGACGAGGTCGAGACGAGCATGATGCTCGCCGTCGCGGGCGACCTCGTGCGCGAGGCGGCGCTCGAAGACGCCGAGGAGCGCGGGGCCGACTCGTGGGGCGAGACGGTCCGGGGCGCGTCGGTCGGGTTCGACGCCATCGACTTCACCGAGAGCGGTGCGGTCGGCCGACCCACGGAAGGGTCGGCGGCCGTCGGCGAGAAACTACTCGACCACGCGAGCGAGGACCTCGCCGCGCTCGTGGAGTGGTTAGCTGAACAGGATGCAGCGTCGCTCTGGCCGCGGGGTCACAAATGA
- a CDS encoding fumarylacetoacetate hydrolase family protein → MRVARLLTADGPVSGEYEDGVVHAEDGTYEVGRDGRLLPPCDPSALYCVGRNYAETLDQMEYERPDEPDFFIKPPTSLVAHGEPIPYPDFTDELTYAGELAAVVGERCRNVAPEEVPEVVRGYTILNDVDALDQQGRTARKAFDGSGPLGPWIETDVDPTAIDMRTDVGGERRQEANTELMLFGPREVVSYLSERFTLRPGDVIAFGSPANPGLVEPGDEVEITYEGVGTLRNEVVAPE, encoded by the coding sequence ATGCGAGTTGCCCGCCTGTTGACCGCGGACGGACCAGTCAGTGGCGAGTACGAGGACGGCGTCGTCCACGCTGAGGACGGCACCTACGAGGTCGGCCGAGACGGGAGACTGCTCCCGCCCTGCGACCCCTCGGCGCTGTACTGCGTCGGCCGGAACTACGCCGAGACGCTCGACCAGATGGAGTACGAGCGCCCGGACGAACCGGACTTCTTCATCAAACCGCCGACGTCGCTGGTCGCCCACGGCGAACCGATTCCGTACCCCGACTTCACCGACGAACTCACCTACGCGGGCGAACTGGCGGCGGTCGTCGGCGAGCGCTGTCGGAACGTCGCGCCCGAGGAGGTACCCGAGGTCGTCCGCGGTTACACGATACTCAACGACGTGGACGCGCTCGACCAACAGGGCCGGACCGCCCGGAAGGCGTTCGACGGGTCCGGACCGCTCGGGCCGTGGATAGAGACAGACGTGGACCCGACCGCCATCGACATGCGGACCGACGTCGGCGGGGAACGCCGCCAAGAGGCCAACACCGAACTGATGCTGTTCGGCCCGCGCGAAGTCGTCTCCTACCTCTCCGAGCGGTTCACCCTCCGTCCGGGCGACGTGATAGCGTTCGGAAGTCCGGCGAACCCCGGACTCGTCGAACCGGGCGACGAGGTCGAAATCACCTACGAGGGCGTCGGTACCCTCCGGAACGAAGTCGTCGCACCGGAGTGA